The proteins below are encoded in one region of Metabacillus dongyingensis:
- a CDS encoding M42 family metallopeptidase, protein MEKDLQLLKQLTETEGPSGFEARIHKVLEENISQITPEIQKDHLGSIVGVTGKKGPKILIAGHMDEVGLMVKTITNDGFLRFQTLGGWWGHVMLAQRVKVLTKKGDLTGVIGSKAPHVLSIEERKNVLKPENMFIDIGASSKEEAESFGVQAGDPIATVCPFEVLPNPKFLLARNWDNRAGCYVALKTLEKIAADKKASNILYAGATVQEEVGLRGAQTLVNKVNPDLSFALDVGVAGDTPGMKEKEGYTVLGKGPLLGFYDASMIPHPKLRDFVVGVAKDLSIPYQVDIMPGGGTDGGKFHLGYQGVPTLVVSVPARYIHSHVSIVHKDDLDHAVELLYEVIKRLDEKTVKQIIEMNGKIH, encoded by the coding sequence GTGGAAAAAGACTTACAGCTGTTGAAACAATTAACCGAAACTGAAGGACCTTCAGGTTTTGAAGCAAGGATTCATAAGGTGCTAGAAGAAAACATAAGTCAAATTACACCTGAGATACAAAAAGATCATCTTGGAAGTATTGTTGGAGTTACGGGAAAAAAAGGCCCGAAAATCTTAATCGCCGGTCATATGGATGAAGTCGGCCTTATGGTAAAAACCATTACGAATGACGGGTTTTTAAGGTTTCAGACGTTAGGCGGATGGTGGGGTCATGTCATGCTTGCGCAGCGCGTAAAAGTACTGACGAAAAAAGGAGATTTGACAGGTGTCATCGGTTCTAAGGCACCTCATGTTCTATCCATAGAAGAACGCAAAAATGTGCTGAAGCCCGAAAATATGTTTATTGATATTGGTGCATCAAGCAAAGAAGAAGCAGAGAGTTTTGGTGTTCAGGCCGGCGATCCGATCGCTACTGTCTGCCCATTCGAAGTGCTGCCAAATCCTAAGTTTCTGCTTGCCCGGAATTGGGATAACCGTGCGGGCTGCTACGTAGCCCTGAAAACATTAGAGAAAATCGCTGCAGATAAAAAGGCATCAAATATTTTATATGCAGGGGCCACTGTACAAGAAGAAGTGGGCCTGAGAGGAGCACAGACTTTAGTCAATAAAGTCAATCCTGATCTATCGTTTGCACTTGATGTTGGAGTAGCTGGCGATACACCCGGAATGAAAGAGAAAGAAGGATATACGGTATTAGGAAAAGGGCCATTGCTCGGCTTTTACGATGCAAGCATGATCCCTCATCCAAAACTCCGTGATTTTGTCGTCGGTGTGGCAAAAGATCTCTCAATCCCGTACCAAGTAGATATCATGCCTGGCGGAGGAACCGATGGAGGGAAATTCCACCTTGGTTATCAGGGGGTTCCTACACTGGTAGTCAGCGTTCCGGCAAGATATATTCACAGCCACGTTTCCATCGTACACAAAGACGATCTGGATCATGCAGTTGAACTTCTTTATGAAGTCATCAAACGACTGGATGAAAAAACAGTTAAGCAAATAATAGAGATGAATGGGAAAATCCATTGA
- a CDS encoding fluoride efflux transporter FluC has protein sequence MNLLLIAAGGCLGAIARFIISSRLNIKSQTGFPAGTLTVNLAGSFLLGWMTGEGVSESFYSMFGIGFMGAFTTFSTFKLENIQLREKENKPVLIKYLLFSYGGGLLLAFIGLVIGMNEL, from the coding sequence ATGAACTTATTATTAATTGCCGCAGGCGGATGTTTAGGGGCAATTGCCCGTTTTATCATCAGCTCACGGTTGAATATAAAAAGTCAGACTGGATTTCCGGCCGGCACACTCACGGTCAATTTAGCCGGCTCATTCTTGCTCGGGTGGATGACTGGAGAAGGGGTTTCTGAAAGCTTTTATTCGATGTTCGGCATTGGATTTATGGGAGCTTTTACAACGTTTTCCACATTCAAACTGGAGAATATCCAGCTGAGAGAAAAGGAAAACAAGCCTGTTCTTATAAAATATCTCCTCTTCTCATATGGAGGCGGGCTATTACTGGCATTTATAGGATTAGTAATCGGAATGAACGAACTTTAA
- the crcB gene encoding fluoride efflux transporter CrcB, which produces MIYLLIGAGGIIGSLLRYSLGVLTHPWLSDGFPLGTLLANLIGCFILGWFTTSIVRLKLFHPHILAGLGTGLVGSFTTFSTFSVETVLLLRSGSILMAFIYVLLSFAGGLFVTWCGYNLGRRMFKKRGEAAS; this is translated from the coding sequence ATGATTTATTTATTGATCGGTGCCGGTGGAATAATTGGCAGTTTGCTTAGGTATTCTTTAGGCGTACTTACCCACCCTTGGCTCAGCGATGGTTTTCCCTTGGGAACCCTTCTTGCGAATTTAATTGGCTGCTTTATTCTCGGATGGTTTACAACTAGTATTGTGAGGCTGAAGCTCTTTCATCCTCATATTTTAGCAGGGCTCGGAACAGGTCTTGTCGGCTCATTCACAACCTTTTCCACGTTTAGTGTTGAGACAGTTCTGCTGCTTCGGAGCGGTTCAATCCTCATGGCGTTTATCTATGTGCTGCTCAGTTTTGCAGGAGGGCTTTTCGTGACGTGGTGCGGATACAACCTGGGACGCCGCATGTTCAAGAAAAGAGGCGAAGCTGCATCATGA
- a CDS encoding sensor histidine kinase codes for MKRLNLSQKVLMLIGICIIFSILFSFFFLHFLYKELYFNSIKESVIYQGERTAAHYHYGSLSDEIIEKIHWYNVVSEYEVIVLDDIDDLSTYFPYEVNYEALITGEDRKILENGDYIVKDGYVKELNREIIGAVFPIMGDKGLIGFIYIYVPLADLQEVFEGSLPILLLVGSLFFMILFLAVNQIRRSLFQPLNEFQEFSREVSKGNYSNRLLNKNHDEIGQLAHAFNSMSQSLEEQEARKKEFLANVVHELRTPLTYIGGYSQALKHQMYASPEEADHYLMTIERETNRLNKLITDLIDLDHLQENMYTLNAEPIAIVQLFLDTLALFDIRINEKKLKTELDIHEDLVVTGDPKRLQQVFYNLLDNAIKYSSEESYINMTLTEENKQLLFRLNNKGNEISEDDLAHIGERFFRTDKARSRMTGGTGLGISIVKEIVRLHEGEFMISSDKSNGTTVTVLLPGLL; via the coding sequence TTGAAACGTCTGAACTTAAGCCAGAAAGTGCTGATGCTGATCGGCATCTGCATCATTTTCAGTATCTTATTCTCGTTCTTTTTTCTTCATTTTTTATATAAAGAATTGTACTTTAACAGCATTAAAGAGTCTGTCATTTATCAGGGCGAGCGAACTGCCGCCCACTATCATTACGGTTCTCTGAGTGATGAAATTATTGAAAAAATTCACTGGTACAATGTCGTCTCTGAATATGAAGTGATTGTACTGGATGATATTGATGATTTAAGCACGTATTTTCCCTATGAAGTGAATTATGAAGCTCTCATAACAGGAGAAGACCGCAAAATCCTAGAAAATGGAGATTACATTGTAAAGGATGGCTACGTAAAAGAATTGAACCGTGAAATTATTGGCGCCGTCTTCCCGATTATGGGCGATAAAGGGCTTATAGGTTTTATCTATATATATGTTCCATTAGCAGATCTTCAAGAAGTATTCGAAGGCAGTCTGCCCATTCTTCTGCTTGTAGGCTCGCTCTTTTTTATGATACTCTTTTTAGCCGTTAATCAAATTCGGCGATCCCTTTTTCAGCCGCTGAATGAGTTTCAGGAATTTTCAAGAGAGGTGTCAAAGGGCAATTACTCGAATCGCCTTCTAAACAAAAATCATGATGAAATTGGGCAGCTGGCGCACGCCTTCAATTCCATGAGTCAGTCGCTTGAGGAGCAAGAAGCCAGGAAAAAAGAGTTTCTTGCAAATGTCGTGCATGAGCTTCGAACGCCTCTAACTTATATTGGAGGTTATAGTCAGGCACTTAAACACCAAATGTATGCCTCACCAGAAGAAGCGGATCATTATTTGATGACGATTGAAAGAGAGACAAATCGCCTGAATAAGCTGATAACCGATTTAATTGACCTTGATCATCTTCAGGAAAACATGTACACGCTGAATGCTGAACCTATAGCGATTGTTCAGCTGTTTTTAGATACCCTTGCATTATTTGATATCAGAATTAATGAAAAGAAGCTAAAAACAGAACTGGATATTCATGAAGATCTAGTCGTTACAGGAGATCCAAAACGGCTGCAGCAAGTGTTCTACAATCTCCTGGATAATGCTATAAAGTATTCTTCGGAGGAAAGCTATATTAATATGACCCTTACTGAGGAAAACAAACAGCTATTGTTTCGTCTGAACAATAAGGGAAATGAAATATCAGAAGATGATCTGGCCCACATAGGAGAACGTTTTTTCCGTACGGACAAAGCAAGAAGCCGAATGACAGGCGGAACGGGTCTTGGTATTTCAATAGTAAAAGAAATCGTCAGGCTGCATGAAGGTGAATTTATGATCAGCAGCGATAAATCAAACGGAACAACTGTAACTGTATTACTGCCGGGACTATTATAA
- a CDS encoding lmo0937 family membrane protein, whose product MLWTIIGLLLLFWVLGLVFNVVGGIIHVLLVLAVIVFLYNFFVKRRKTRV is encoded by the coding sequence ATGTTATGGACGATAATTGGACTATTACTTTTATTTTGGGTGCTCGGTCTTGTATTTAATGTAGTTGGAGGAATCATTCACGTTCTTCTTGTTCTTGCTGTGATTGTATTTCTTTATAACTTTTTTGTGAAAAGACGCAAAACGAGGGTTTAA
- a CDS encoding ribonuclease J, producing MTVEKNVKIIPLGGMGEIGKNMYLVEYEGEIVIVDSGVKFPDEELRGVDYIIPDYTYLVKNAHKVKGLFITHGHEDHIGGVPFLLKKLNVPVFAGRLAMGFIRSKLDEHNLLRDAELHEITEESTINLESLKVTFFRTTHSIPDSFGVVIHSPIGNIVHTGDFKFDLTPTGPEQDLSRVAKVGQEGVLCLLSDSTNSEVPGFSVSEKKIGQNILDLVRKQSGRIIVALFASNVFRLQQVIKASVACGRKVAYTGRSMERAISIGLELGYIEAPSGTFIDPDEISSYKNNELTILCTGSQGEPFAALSRIAEGKHRHIHIEEGDTIIFSSSPIPGNVLSVNRIINKLMKAGADVIDNKLYDIHTSGHGGQEELKLMLKLLNPKFLVPIHGEYRMQKMHQTLAMECFIPEEDIFILDNGHVLNVSSDKAYPAGKVPARSVYVDGNGIGDVGTSLLGERKQLADSGIISILIFKNGEAIIRKPQIISRGFVYLRESNDFIVEIEALAAAVIREDKIVGDIEKHLNSVISDFIYKRLKRSPIVVVKVIDVKKEK from the coding sequence ATGACAGTAGAGAAAAATGTAAAGATTATTCCGCTTGGCGGAATGGGTGAAATCGGGAAAAATATGTACCTCGTCGAATATGAAGGTGAGATTGTGATTGTCGATTCAGGAGTAAAATTCCCTGACGAAGAATTAAGAGGCGTAGATTACATCATCCCTGATTATACATACTTAGTGAAGAATGCCCATAAAGTAAAAGGGCTTTTTATCACTCATGGACATGAAGATCATATTGGCGGTGTGCCTTTCTTATTGAAAAAGCTGAATGTTCCTGTATTTGCAGGAAGACTAGCTATGGGATTTATCAGAAGCAAGCTTGATGAGCATAACCTGCTCAGAGATGCAGAGCTGCATGAAATTACAGAAGAAAGTACGATCAATCTTGAAAGTCTGAAGGTCACGTTCTTCCGGACCACCCACAGTATTCCGGATTCGTTTGGCGTAGTCATCCATTCGCCAATAGGGAACATTGTTCACACTGGCGATTTTAAATTCGATTTGACACCGACAGGGCCGGAGCAGGATTTATCAAGGGTTGCCAAGGTTGGGCAAGAAGGTGTCCTTTGTTTGCTATCCGACAGTACTAACAGTGAAGTACCCGGTTTTTCTGTATCTGAAAAAAAGATCGGGCAAAATATTTTAGATTTGGTCCGAAAACAGTCCGGGCGGATTATTGTTGCCTTATTTGCATCTAATGTCTTTCGCCTTCAGCAGGTGATTAAAGCATCTGTTGCCTGCGGCAGGAAGGTAGCCTATACAGGAAGAAGCATGGAAAGAGCGATATCAATCGGCCTTGAACTTGGCTATATTGAAGCGCCAAGCGGAACGTTTATTGATCCGGATGAAATCAGTTCCTATAAAAACAACGAACTGACAATCCTGTGCACAGGCAGCCAGGGGGAGCCTTTTGCAGCTCTTTCAAGAATTGCAGAGGGAAAACATCGCCACATCCATATTGAGGAAGGCGATACCATTATTTTTTCATCTTCCCCTATACCGGGCAATGTTCTAAGTGTAAACAGAATTATCAACAAGCTGATGAAAGCCGGAGCAGATGTTATTGATAATAAGCTCTATGACATTCATACCTCAGGACATGGCGGGCAAGAGGAGCTCAAGCTTATGCTGAAGCTGCTGAATCCAAAATTCCTGGTGCCGATTCACGGTGAATACCGCATGCAGAAAATGCATCAGACACTTGCAATGGAGTGCTTTATTCCAGAAGAAGACATATTCATTTTAGACAATGGACATGTCTTAAATGTTTCCAGCGATAAGGCGTATCCTGCTGGGAAAGTGCCGGCGCGTTCTGTCTATGTGGACGGAAACGGAATCGGAGATGTTGGAACATCTTTACTTGGCGAACGCAAGCAGCTTGCAGACAGCGGAATCATTTCCATTCTGATCTTTAAAAATGGAGAAGCTATCATCCGCAAACCGCAGATCATTTCAAGAGGCTTTGTTTACTTAAGAGAATCCAATGATTTCATTGTGGAAATTGAAGCATTGGCTGCTGCTGTTATCAGGGAAGATAAAATTGTTGGGGATATCGAGAAACATTTGAATTCAGTGATTTCCGATTTTATATATAAAAGACTTAAAAGATCTCCTATTGTTGTTGTTAAAGTGATTGATGTGAAAAAAGAAAAATAA
- a CDS encoding MFS transporter, which translates to MAKEETLSRKSFYSIPQLKGRCLSLSNSEKIIRPHGKNTRWAISSLLSSFIILNYFDRVAVAAAAPELQKAFSLSAFEMGLVFTIYNYAYTLMQLPIGGMLDKWGVGWVTRIGMILWTILTISIVFVQGTLLLYILRFFTGITSSSAFPAAAKATANWFPFHERGLANALFDSSAKLSNVIGGPLVAILITLYDWKMAFLTIGVINVIFTIIFWKYYDEPRSHKSISKEEINYIQKYGDLADIPSYKVLRVLKTFFKNRKVWGLMIGFTGYGYTFNLLLLWLPTFFREQFKLDLLSSSLYTAIPWLIAALSGIIAGGWLVDFFIGKGYAPNKVYKGIIIIGMTVGLTFLASIFTKDPILSMLFISIGLAGISATAPVGWTIAAKLSPPGTTAILSSMVNFSNNLFGGIIATFLTGYIVDKTGSFNIAFVLAAAVLVIGLLFYTVVLGKIEQIPIERQ; encoded by the coding sequence ATGGCAAAAGAGGAAACCTTAAGCAGGAAATCCTTTTATTCCATTCCTCAGCTGAAAGGCAGGTGTCTGTCCCTGAGCAATTCAGAAAAAATAATCCGTCCTCACGGCAAGAACACGAGATGGGCCATTTCCTCCCTCCTTAGCAGTTTTATTATATTAAATTATTTTGACCGAGTAGCAGTAGCTGCAGCAGCACCTGAACTTCAGAAGGCTTTTTCCCTCAGTGCATTTGAAATGGGACTTGTTTTCACTATTTATAACTATGCTTATACCCTTATGCAGCTTCCAATTGGCGGAATGCTCGATAAATGGGGAGTCGGATGGGTGACGAGAATCGGCATGATCCTTTGGACAATTTTAACCATCAGTATTGTATTCGTTCAAGGAACACTACTTCTTTATATTCTCCGCTTTTTCACAGGAATTACGAGCTCATCCGCTTTTCCTGCAGCAGCAAAAGCTACAGCCAACTGGTTCCCTTTTCATGAACGAGGGCTCGCAAACGCTCTTTTTGATTCATCAGCAAAACTGTCCAATGTAATCGGAGGGCCGCTTGTTGCAATTTTGATTACTCTTTATGATTGGAAAATGGCCTTTTTAACGATTGGAGTCATTAATGTCATCTTTACGATCATCTTCTGGAAATATTATGATGAACCGCGTTCACATAAGAGCATCTCAAAAGAAGAAATCAATTACATTCAAAAGTATGGGGATCTTGCAGATATACCATCCTACAAAGTTCTTCGTGTATTAAAAACCTTTTTTAAAAATAGGAAAGTATGGGGACTAATGATTGGCTTTACTGGTTATGGCTATACCTTTAATTTGCTGCTGCTCTGGCTTCCGACTTTTTTCAGGGAGCAGTTTAAACTTGATTTACTTTCCTCCTCCCTTTATACGGCCATTCCATGGCTGATTGCCGCTCTTTCAGGAATTATTGCGGGAGGATGGCTCGTCGATTTTTTCATTGGAAAAGGCTATGCTCCAAACAAAGTTTATAAGGGAATCATCATCATTGGAATGACAGTCGGCCTTACATTTCTAGCTTCTATTTTCACGAAGGATCCAATCCTGTCTATGCTTTTTATTTCTATTGGACTAGCTGGTATTTCCGCTACTGCCCCCGTTGGATGGACGATTGCAGCTAAGCTTTCACCACCGGGCACTACAGCTATCCTCAGCTCGATGGTTAACTTTTCGAACAATTTATTCGGGGGGATCATTGCCACTTTTCTGACAGGGTACATCGTTGATAAGACAGGATCCTTTAATATAGCATTTGTTCTTGCAGCGGCGGTTTTAGTAATTGGATTGCTCTTTTATACTGTGGTTTTAGGCAAAATTGAACAAATTCCGATTGAAAGACAATAA
- a CDS encoding proline dehydrogenase family protein — MEAITRDFFLFLSKNNLLNNIAKKRGGSFAAGKIIGGTDFQSSIKFIKQLNESGLLVTVDHLGEFVDSEEVTRERTAECIETIELISREKLDSQVSLKMTSLGLDIDHKLVIENMTKILDTAEKHNVMVTIDMEDEVRCQATLDIFSQFKAKYSCISTVLQAYLYRTEKDLRDLAQYKPFLRLVKGAYKESPEVAFPEKADVDENYKKLIEQSLLNGNYTAIASHDDQIIEYTKMLAKKHNIPNTMFEFQMLYGMRSKTQLELVKQGYKMRVYVPYGLDWYGYFMRRLAERPSNIAFAFKGMVKS, encoded by the coding sequence ATGGAAGCGATTACAAGGGATTTTTTCTTATTCTTATCCAAAAATAACTTACTTAATAATATTGCAAAGAAGCGCGGCGGCAGTTTTGCTGCTGGAAAAATTATTGGTGGAACAGATTTTCAAAGTTCCATCAAATTCATTAAACAGCTGAATGAGAGCGGCCTGCTGGTAACAGTCGATCATCTTGGAGAATTCGTAGATTCAGAGGAAGTAACAAGAGAAAGAACAGCGGAATGCATCGAAACAATTGAATTGATCAGCAGGGAAAAGCTTGATTCACAAGTATCTCTAAAGATGACATCCCTCGGTCTTGATATTGATCATAAGCTGGTCATTGAAAATATGACGAAAATCCTTGATACGGCGGAAAAACACAATGTTATGGTTACAATTGACATGGAGGATGAAGTCCGCTGTCAGGCTACTCTTGATATTTTCAGCCAGTTCAAAGCAAAGTACAGCTGCATCAGTACAGTCTTACAGGCTTATTTATATCGTACAGAGAAGGATTTAAGAGACCTCGCGCAGTATAAGCCATTCCTGCGTCTCGTAAAGGGAGCATACAAAGAGTCTCCTGAGGTGGCTTTCCCTGAAAAGGCAGATGTTGATGAAAACTATAAAAAGCTGATTGAGCAAAGTCTGCTTAATGGCAACTATACTGCCATCGCGTCTCATGATGACCAAATCATCGAATATACAAAAATGCTGGCTAAAAAGCATAACATTCCTAACACCATGTTTGAATTCCAAATGCTTTACGGAATGAGAAGCAAAACGCAATTGGAGCTTGTCAAACAAGGATACAAAATGCGTGTCTATGTACCATATGGCCTTGACTGGTATGGATACTTCATGAGAAGACTTGCCGAAAGACCTTCTAATATTGCATTTGCATTCAAAGGCATGGTGAAAAGTTAA
- the pruA gene encoding L-glutamate gamma-semialdehyde dehydrogenase encodes MIPYKHEPFTDFTNEENKKAYQEALQKVEGYLGQDYPLYIGAEKVTTDDKIVSYNPADKEEVIGRVSKANRDHAEKAMQEASAAFESWKKVKPEIRADVLFKAAAIIRRRKHEFSALLTKEAGKPWNEADADTAEAIDFLEFYARQMLKLKDGVPVESRPGEYNRYDYIPLGVGIIISPWNFPFAIMAGTAVAAIVTGNTILLKPASTTPIVAAKFVEVMMEAGLPSGVLNFVPGSGAEVGDYLVDHPKTRFISFTGSRDVGLRIFNRASQLNDGQIWLKRVIAEMGGKDTIVVDKEADLELAAQSIVKSAFGFSGQKCSACSRAVIVEDVYDQVLNRAVELTKQLTVGNPTENHFMGPVIDQAAFDKIMSYVEIGKEEGRILAGGEGDSSKGYFVQPTIVADVDPKARLMQEEIFGPVVAFAKAKDFDEALEIANNTEYGLTGAVITTNRSNMEKAREDFHVGNLYFNRGCTGAIVGYQPFGGFNMSGTDSKAGGPDYLQLHMQAKTTSETF; translated from the coding sequence ATGATTCCATACAAACACGAACCATTCACTGATTTCACAAACGAGGAAAACAAAAAAGCCTACCAGGAAGCTCTTCAAAAAGTAGAAGGCTATTTAGGACAGGACTATCCTTTATATATCGGGGCAGAAAAGGTAACGACAGATGATAAAATTGTGTCTTATAACCCTGCTGATAAAGAAGAAGTGATCGGCCGTGTATCAAAAGCAAACCGCGACCATGCAGAAAAAGCGATGCAGGAGGCTTCTGCTGCGTTTGAAAGCTGGAAAAAAGTAAAGCCTGAAATCCGTGCTGATGTCCTATTCAAAGCCGCTGCCATCATCCGCCGCCGCAAACATGAATTTTCAGCCCTTTTAACTAAAGAAGCAGGAAAACCATGGAACGAGGCTGATGCTGATACTGCTGAAGCAATTGACTTCCTTGAGTTTTATGCACGTCAAATGCTGAAGCTAAAAGATGGAGTTCCTGTAGAAAGCCGCCCGGGCGAATATAACCGCTATGACTATATTCCATTAGGCGTCGGCATCATCATTTCACCTTGGAACTTCCCGTTTGCTATTATGGCGGGTACTGCTGTTGCTGCAATCGTAACAGGCAACACGATCCTATTAAAACCGGCTTCAACTACACCTATCGTTGCTGCTAAGTTTGTAGAAGTCATGATGGAAGCCGGACTTCCTTCAGGCGTTCTGAACTTTGTTCCTGGAAGCGGAGCGGAAGTGGGAGACTACCTTGTTGACCATCCAAAAACTCGTTTTATCTCATTCACTGGCTCTCGCGATGTAGGCCTTCGCATCTTTAACCGTGCTTCACAGCTGAATGACGGCCAAATCTGGCTGAAGCGCGTGATCGCTGAAATGGGCGGTAAAGATACAATTGTAGTAGATAAAGAGGCAGACCTTGAGCTTGCAGCTCAATCGATCGTAAAATCAGCATTCGGTTTCTCAGGACAAAAATGCTCGGCTTGTTCCCGCGCAGTTATCGTAGAAGATGTTTACGATCAGGTCTTAAACCGCGCTGTTGAATTAACAAAACAATTAACAGTCGGCAATCCAACGGAAAATCATTTCATGGGACCTGTTATCGACCAGGCTGCTTTTGACAAAATCATGAGCTATGTTGAAATCGGGAAAGAAGAAGGACGCATCCTTGCAGGCGGAGAAGGAGACAGCTCAAAAGGCTACTTCGTGCAGCCGACAATTGTTGCTGATGTTGATCCAAAAGCACGTTTAATGCAGGAAGAAATCTTTGGACCGGTTGTTGCGTTTGCAAAAGCAAAAGATTTTGACGAAGCACTTGAAATTGCCAACAATACAGAGTATGGTTTAACAGGTGCTGTCATTACGACAAACCGCTCTAACATGGAAAAAGCACGTGAAGACTTCCATGTCGGAAATCTGTACTTCAACCGCGGATGTACTGGCGCAATCGTAGGCTATCAGCCATTCGGCGGATTCAACATGTCAGGAACTGATTCTAAAGCAGGCGGACCTGATTATCTTCAGCTTCATATGCAGGCTAAAACAACATCTGAAACATTTTAA
- the putP gene encoding sodium/proline symporter PutP, with amino-acid sequence MIDYALVLSISIYMAGMLIIGYFAYKKTSNLSDYMLGDRGLGPAVTALSAGAADMSGWLLMGLPGAMFATGLSSIWIVIGLTLGAYANWLYVAPRLRTYTEVANNSITIPAFLENRFGEGSRILRLISALVILIFFTFYVSSGMVSGGVLFQSTFGLDYHAGLWILTGVVVAYTLFGGFLAVSWTDFVQGIIMVVALVLVPIVTLFHVGGFGPSIDTPRSIDPALLNIFTGTSLVGVISLFAWGLGYFGQPHIIVRFMAINSVKEIKKARNIGMGWMIFSSVGAMLTGFIGITYFSQNDMKLDDPETVFIVLGEVLFHPFITGFLISAILAAIMSTISSQLLVTASSLTEDIYKTFFRRSASDKELVFLGRFSVLLISVIALILSWEKNDTILGLVGYAWAGFGSSFGPLILLSLFWKRMTKWGALAGMVVGAATVIFWSMAGLSDTLYEMIPGFAASLLAIIVVSLLTAKPSKEVEAQFEEFEKIIKE; translated from the coding sequence ATGATTGATTACGCATTGGTATTATCTATAAGCATTTATATGGCGGGCATGCTTATTATCGGTTATTTCGCCTACAAGAAAACGTCAAATCTAAGTGATTACATGCTAGGAGACCGCGGTCTCGGACCTGCTGTTACGGCTTTAAGCGCTGGTGCAGCAGATATGAGCGGATGGCTGTTGATGGGACTGCCGGGAGCTATGTTTGCAACTGGACTCAGCTCCATATGGATCGTCATCGGTTTAACGCTTGGTGCTTATGCCAACTGGCTTTATGTTGCACCTAGATTAAGAACGTATACGGAAGTGGCGAATAACTCGATTACCATTCCGGCTTTCCTGGAAAATCGATTTGGAGAAGGATCACGGATTCTAAGACTCATCTCAGCTTTAGTTATCTTAATATTCTTTACTTTCTATGTATCATCTGGGATGGTATCCGGGGGTGTTTTATTCCAAAGTACATTTGGCCTTGATTATCATGCTGGATTATGGATTTTAACCGGGGTTGTTGTTGCCTACACATTGTTTGGAGGATTCCTTGCAGTGAGCTGGACAGACTTTGTTCAGGGAATCATCATGGTTGTTGCCTTGGTTCTAGTACCTATTGTTACTCTTTTTCATGTTGGCGGTTTTGGACCTTCTATTGATACACCACGCTCGATTGACCCTGCACTTTTAAATATTTTTACTGGTACGAGCCTTGTAGGAGTTATTTCATTATTTGCCTGGGGACTTGGCTATTTTGGCCAGCCGCATATCATTGTCCGCTTTATGGCGATTAATTCTGTAAAAGAAATCAAAAAAGCACGTAATATCGGGATGGGCTGGATGATATTCTCGAGTGTCGGTGCGATGCTGACAGGATTCATCGGCATCACTTATTTTTCACAAAATGACATGAAGTTAGACGATCCGGAAACGGTTTTCATCGTTTTGGGAGAAGTACTGTTCCACCCATTTATTACAGGGTTTTTGATTTCAGCTATTCTCGCAGCGATTATGAGCACGATTTCTTCCCAGCTGCTTGTAACAGCAAGCTCTTTAACAGAGGATATTTACAAAACGTTCTTCAGACGCTCTGCTTCAGATAAAGAGCTTGTCTTTTTAGGCAGATTTTCCGTTCTGCTTATCTCGGTCATTGCCCTTATTCTTTCTTGGGAGAAAAACGACACGATCCTTGGACTTGTCGGCTATGCATGGGCTGGATTCGGTTCATCTTTTGGACCGCTGATTCTGCTCAGTCTCTTCTGGAAGCGAATGACGAAATGGGGAGCACTGGCAGGGATGGTCGTAGGTGCCGCAACGGTTATCTTCTGGTCGATGGCAGGCCTTTCAGATACTCTTTATGAAATGATCCCTGGTTTTGCAGCAAGCTTACTTGCTATTATTGTGGTCAGTCTGCTTACTGCTAAGCCTTCTAAAGAAGTAGAAGCTCAATTTGAAGAGTTTGAGAAAATTATAAAAGAATAA